In Pseudomonas hamedanensis, a single window of DNA contains:
- a CDS encoding heme biosynthesis protein HemY, whose translation MKRLYVIVFLVIAATAALGLAIAEHSGYVLVAYKSFRYESSLWATLAVVAVLWLLFWGIKALVELIMTSTGVVNPWSRRNRSRRVQVAIEHGQLDLAEGRWASAQRHLTRAAEAERQPLLFYLGAARAANEQGHYEECDRLLERALERQPQAELAIALSHAQLQTDRGDTDGALVTLQAMHERHPRSAQTLRQLQRLYQQRGEWSAVIRLLPELRKDKVLPPAELAELERRAWGENLSLAAQREDDGTVGLQSLKRAWEQLTAAQRQEPPLVLAYAEQLRQLGAQVEAQEVLRTALKRKYDSHLARLYGLVRGSDPVRQLQTAEGWLKEHPADPSLLLTLGRLCLQASLWGKARDYLESSLQLQRNPETCAELARLLAQLGDTERSNQLFQEGLGLLDERLLAAPLPVSARI comes from the coding sequence ATGAAACGCCTGTATGTGATCGTGTTTCTGGTGATCGCCGCCACCGCGGCGCTGGGCCTGGCGATTGCCGAGCATTCCGGTTACGTGCTGGTGGCGTACAAGAGTTTCCGCTACGAGTCGAGCCTGTGGGCGACACTGGCGGTGGTCGCGGTGCTGTGGCTGCTGTTCTGGGGGATCAAGGCGCTGGTCGAGCTGATCATGACTTCCACCGGCGTGGTCAATCCATGGTCGCGGCGCAACCGCAGTCGTCGCGTGCAGGTGGCAATCGAACACGGTCAGCTGGATCTGGCGGAAGGGCGCTGGGCCAGTGCGCAGCGGCATCTGACCCGTGCAGCGGAAGCCGAGCGGCAGCCGCTGCTGTTTTACCTCGGTGCGGCCCGTGCGGCCAACGAGCAAGGTCATTACGAAGAATGCGACCGCCTGCTCGAACGCGCACTGGAGCGTCAGCCTCAGGCTGAACTGGCGATTGCCTTGAGCCATGCACAATTGCAAACCGATCGCGGCGATACCGATGGCGCACTGGTGACGCTGCAAGCCATGCATGAGCGGCACCCGCGCAGCGCACAGACCTTGCGTCAGTTGCAGCGGCTGTATCAGCAGCGGGGTGAGTGGTCGGCGGTGATTCGCCTGCTGCCGGAGCTGCGCAAGGACAAAGTGCTTCCACCGGCTGAACTGGCCGAGCTGGAGCGTCGCGCCTGGGGTGAAAACCTGTCGTTGGCGGCGCAGCGTGAAGACGATGGCACGGTGGGTCTGCAATCGCTGAAACGCGCCTGGGAGCAGCTCACCGCGGCGCAGCGTCAAGAGCCGCCGCTGGTGTTGGCCTATGCCGAACAATTGCGTCAGCTGGGTGCTCAGGTCGAGGCGCAAGAAGTGCTTCGTACGGCCCTCAAACGCAAGTACGACAGCCATTTGGCGCGTCTCTACGGCTTGGTCCGTGGCAGCGACCCGGTACGCCAACTGCAAACCGCCGAAGGCTGGCTCAAGGAGCACCCGGCCGATCCGAGCCTGCTGCTGACCCTGGGACGCCTGTGTCTGCAAGCCAGTCTGTGGGGCAAGGCGCGAGACTATCTGGAGAGCAGCTTGCAGTTGCAGCGCAATCCTGAGACCTGTGCGGAGCTGGCGCGCTTACTGGCGCAGCTGGGCGATACCGAACGCAGCAATCAGTTGTTCCAGGAAGGTCTGGGTCTGCTGGATGAGCGCCTGCTGGCCGCGCCACTGCCGGTTTCCGCGCGCATCTGA
- a CDS encoding uroporphyrinogen-III synthase — protein MTGWRLLLTRPADDCAALAATLAAEGIFSSCLPLLEIAPLPVSATMRQAMARLPACDAVIVVSKPAARIAVDLLKSAGTSSLAMPWFSVGAATAEILREHGLDVSFPADGDDSEALLQLPHLREAISQPGAQVLILRGEGGRELLAERLRALGASVEYLELYRRDLPAYAPNELPRRIEAERLNGLVVSSGQGFEHLREMAGEVWPTIARLPLFVPSPRVAELACAAGAQTVVDCRGASAAALLTALREHPAPVF, from the coding sequence GTGACGGGCTGGCGCCTGCTGCTGACGCGCCCTGCGGATGACTGTGCGGCGCTGGCTGCGACGTTGGCCGCAGAGGGGATTTTCAGCAGTTGCCTGCCGCTTTTGGAAATTGCTCCGTTGCCGGTCTCTGCCACAATGCGTCAGGCGATGGCGCGGCTGCCGGCTTGCGACGCGGTGATTGTGGTCAGCAAGCCGGCGGCGCGGATCGCAGTGGATCTGCTTAAGTCCGCTGGCACGTCGTCATTGGCGATGCCGTGGTTCAGTGTCGGCGCGGCGACCGCAGAAATTCTTCGCGAGCATGGTCTCGATGTGAGCTTCCCGGCGGACGGCGACGACAGCGAAGCCTTGCTGCAACTGCCGCATCTGCGCGAGGCGATCAGCCAGCCCGGTGCGCAGGTGTTGATCCTGCGCGGCGAGGGCGGGCGTGAACTGCTCGCCGAGCGCCTGCGCGCGCTTGGTGCTAGTGTCGAGTATCTGGAGTTGTACCGGCGCGACCTGCCAGCCTACGCCCCGAACGAGCTGCCACGGCGGATCGAAGCGGAACGCTTGAACGGGCTGGTGGTCAGCAGTGGACAGGGTTTCGAGCACCTGCGCGAAATGGCCGGCGAGGTCTGGCCGACGATTGCGCGGTTGCCGTTGTTTGTACCAAGCCCCAGGGTGGCCGAGCTGGCATGTGCCGCCGGGGCCCAGACAGTTGTGGATTGTCGTGGCGCCAGTGCCGCGGCTTTGCTGACGGCGTTGCGGGAACATCCCGCGCCCGTTTTCTGA
- a CDS encoding LytR/AlgR family response regulator transcription factor codes for MNVLIVDDEPLARERLSRMVSELEGYTVLEPGATNGEEALALIDSHKPDIVLLDIRMPGLDGLQVAARLCERETPPAVVFCTSPDEFAVEALQASAVGYVVKPVRTEHLQDALKRADRPNRAQLSALTRPAAESGNGPRSHISARTRKGIELIPLDQVVYFIADHKYVTLRHEAGEVLLDEPLKALEDEFGERFVRIHRNALVARDRIERLQRTPLGHFQLFLKGLNGDALIVSRRHVAGVRKMMQGL; via the coding sequence ATGAATGTCCTGATCGTTGATGACGAACCCCTGGCTCGCGAGCGCCTCAGCCGAATGGTGAGCGAGCTTGAGGGTTATACAGTCCTGGAGCCCGGCGCCACGAATGGCGAGGAGGCGTTAGCGCTGATTGACAGCCATAAGCCGGATATCGTCTTGCTCGATATCCGCATGCCGGGCCTCGATGGCCTGCAGGTGGCTGCCCGACTGTGCGAACGAGAAACGCCGCCCGCCGTGGTGTTTTGCACCAGTCCCGATGAATTTGCCGTGGAAGCCCTGCAGGCCAGCGCCGTGGGCTATGTGGTGAAACCCGTGCGAACCGAACACTTGCAGGACGCCCTGAAACGGGCCGACCGTCCCAACCGGGCGCAACTCTCCGCCCTGACCCGGCCCGCTGCCGAAAGTGGCAACGGTCCGCGCAGCCATATCAGCGCCCGCACCCGCAAAGGTATTGAACTGATCCCGCTGGATCAGGTGGTCTACTTCATCGCCGACCACAAATACGTGACCTTGCGCCACGAAGCCGGTGAAGTGCTGCTGGATGAACCGCTCAAGGCGCTGGAGGACGAGTTTGGCGAACGCTTCGTGCGTATCCATCGTAATGCGCTGGTCGCCCGCGACCGTATCGAGCGCCTGCAACGCACACCGCTGGGCCATTTCCAGTTATTCCTCAAAGGCCTCAATGGCGATGCGCTGATCGTCAGCCGTCGGCATGTGGCCGGTGTGCGCAAAATGATGCAGGGCCTGTAA
- a CDS encoding disulfide bond formation protein B encodes MSLACSRSLFFMAFIAGAFALGASYYLEYTVGLTPCSLCLVQRLFLTLLCICCGVAAVHGPRRAGLGLYWLCALGASLGGTTAAWRQVLIQSDPLLQMVKCTPAAEPLFSALPWVCALQRMFNGGADCAEISWTLFDLSIPEWSLLFFVAVSILAVYQLLRLAWNALQRPFSGEASHPVLLRD; translated from the coding sequence ATGTCGTTGGCCTGCTCACGCTCCTTGTTCTTCATGGCTTTCATTGCAGGAGCCTTTGCTCTGGGAGCTTCTTATTACCTTGAATACACGGTCGGTCTGACGCCGTGCAGCCTGTGCCTGGTGCAGCGCCTGTTTCTTACGCTGCTGTGCATTTGCTGTGGCGTGGCGGCGGTGCACGGCCCCCGGCGTGCCGGTCTTGGGCTCTACTGGCTGTGCGCGCTGGGCGCCAGCCTTGGCGGGACCACGGCAGCCTGGCGGCAAGTGTTGATTCAGAGTGATCCGCTGTTGCAGATGGTCAAATGCACACCCGCCGCCGAGCCGCTGTTCAGTGCCCTGCCGTGGGTGTGCGCCTTGCAACGGATGTTTAACGGCGGTGCCGACTGCGCGGAAATTTCCTGGACATTGTTTGACCTGAGCATTCCGGAGTGGAGCCTGTTGTTCTTTGTCGCGGTCTCGATACTCGCGGTGTACCAATTGTTGCGGCTGGCCTGGAATGCTCTACAACGCCCGTTCAGCGGCGAAGCGTCGCACCCGGTGCTGCTGAGGGATTAA
- the hemC gene encoding hydroxymethylbilane synthase: MSSREIRIATRKSALALWQAEYVKARLEAAHPGLLVTLVPMVSRGDKLLDSPLSKIGGKGLFVKELETALLENEADIAVHSMKDVPMDFPEGLGLFCICEREDPRDAFVSNTYESLDALPAGAIVGTSSLRRQAQLLTRRPDLQIRFLRGNVNTRLAKLDAGEYDAIILAAAGLIRLGFEDRITSAISVDDSLPAGGQGAVGIECRSADTDIHALLAPLHHADTASRVTAERALNKHLNGGCQVPIACYAVLEGEQLWLRGLVGEPSGGKLLSAEARAPRVDAQALGVKVAEALLSQGADDILKAVYGEAGHE; encoded by the coding sequence ATGTCCTCTCGCGAAATCCGCATCGCCACCCGTAAAAGTGCGCTGGCCCTCTGGCAGGCCGAATACGTCAAAGCCCGTCTTGAGGCAGCCCATCCGGGTTTGCTGGTGACACTGGTGCCCATGGTCAGTCGCGGTGACAAGCTGCTCGACTCACCGCTGTCGAAGATTGGCGGCAAGGGACTGTTCGTCAAGGAGCTGGAAACCGCGCTGCTGGAAAATGAAGCGGATATTGCCGTGCACTCGATGAAAGATGTGCCGATGGACTTCCCTGAAGGCCTCGGCCTTTTTTGCATCTGCGAGCGAGAAGACCCGCGCGATGCCTTCGTTTCCAATACTTACGAAAGCCTCGACGCGTTGCCGGCCGGCGCCATCGTCGGCACTTCCAGTTTGCGCCGTCAGGCGCAATTGCTGACGCGCCGTCCGGACCTGCAAATCCGCTTTCTGCGCGGCAACGTCAACACCCGCCTGGCCAAACTCGATGCTGGCGAATACGACGCGATCATTCTTGCCGCGGCGGGGCTGATTCGCCTGGGGTTCGAAGACCGCATCACCTCGGCAATCAGTGTCGATGACAGCTTGCCGGCCGGTGGTCAGGGCGCGGTCGGCATCGAGTGCCGCAGCGCCGATACAGACATCCACGCCTTGCTTGCACCGCTGCATCACGCCGATACCGCCTCGCGCGTCACCGCCGAGCGTGCCCTCAACAAACATTTGAATGGCGGCTGCCAAGTGCCGATCGCCTGCTACGCCGTGCTTGAGGGTGAGCAGTTGTGGTTGCGTGGTCTGGTCGGCGAGCCCAGCGGCGGCAAGCTGCTCAGCGCCGAAGCCCGGGCGCCGCGGGTCGATGCCCAAGCGTTGGGCGTGAAGGTTGCCGAAGCCTTGCTCAGCCAGGGTGCCGACGACATCCTGAAAGCGGTTTACGGCGAGGCAGGTCACGAGTGA
- a CDS encoding uroporphyrinogen-III C-methyltransferase — MSETALPKDDVQPVTDAQVETPVPAKEPRRGNGLAIVAVLLGAAGVAIGGWGVWQVRHLQTNTQQQSAQVQALNDQAQSLKLNEQRLTERLAQLPGADELAERQRLVTQLQGDQQRLNQRLETVLGASRKDWRLAEAEHLLRLASLRLSALQDISSAQALVQGADEILREQNDPGAFAAREQVAKTLVALRSTEQPDRTGLFLRLGALRDQVIDLTELAPEYKDRGESLLGLTADGDGASRWAQWWDQVSRYIRIDFNADKNVRPLLAGQSLSQVRLALSLALEQAQWAALNGQAAVYTQALAEARDVLKGNFNPDNAQSKVMLEQVGELSKEPVTVVTPDLAGTLSAVQAYLERRNVNAEESVKPFARPAGNTAQEATP, encoded by the coding sequence GTGAGCGAAACAGCCTTGCCTAAAGATGATGTGCAACCTGTGACCGATGCCCAGGTTGAAACGCCAGTGCCGGCCAAAGAACCGCGCCGGGGCAATGGACTGGCCATAGTCGCCGTGCTGCTCGGCGCCGCTGGCGTGGCGATCGGCGGCTGGGGTGTCTGGCAGGTACGCCACCTGCAAACCAATACCCAACAGCAGTCCGCTCAGGTGCAGGCCTTGAACGATCAGGCGCAGAGTCTGAAGCTCAACGAGCAGCGCCTGACCGAGCGCCTCGCGCAGTTGCCCGGAGCCGACGAGCTTGCCGAGCGCCAACGTCTGGTGACGCAACTGCAAGGTGATCAGCAGCGCCTCAATCAGCGTCTGGAAACGGTCCTGGGGGCCAGTCGCAAGGACTGGCGTCTGGCCGAGGCCGAGCACCTGTTGCGCCTCGCCAGTCTGCGTCTGTCGGCGTTGCAGGACATCAGCAGCGCTCAGGCACTGGTGCAGGGCGCCGACGAAATTCTCCGCGAACAGAACGATCCGGGCGCCTTCGCCGCTCGTGAGCAAGTGGCGAAAACCCTTGTCGCGTTGCGCAGCACTGAGCAGCCGGACCGGACCGGATTATTCCTGCGCCTCGGTGCGCTGCGCGATCAGGTTATCGACCTCACCGAACTGGCTCCGGAGTACAAGGACCGCGGTGAGTCGCTGCTGGGCTTGACGGCTGACGGTGATGGCGCCAGTCGCTGGGCGCAGTGGTGGGATCAGGTTTCGCGCTACATCCGTATCGACTTCAACGCGGACAAGAATGTACGGCCGCTGCTGGCCGGGCAGAGCCTGAGCCAGGTCCGTCTGGCCCTGAGCCTGGCGCTGGAGCAGGCGCAGTGGGCGGCGCTCAACGGTCAGGCGGCGGTCTACACCCAGGCGCTGGCCGAGGCGCGTGATGTGCTCAAGGGCAACTTCAATCCGGACAATGCGCAAAGCAAAGTGATGCTTGAGCAGGTCGGCGAGTTGAGCAAGGAGCCGGTCACAGTCGTCACCCCCGATCTGGCTGGCACCCTGAGTGCGGTGCAAGCGTATTTGGAGCGACGTAACGTCAACGCCGAAGAATCGGTGAAACCGTTTGCCAGACCTGCCGGCAATACCGCGCAGGAGGCGACGCCATGA
- a CDS encoding FKBP-type peptidyl-prolyl cis-trans isomerase produces MSRYFFLTLCLVFSAAHATEKTTANDAHDLAYSLGASLGERLRQEVPQLQIQALIEGLQQAYQGKPLALSEARIEQILAEHESQNAEQSSRSSSDAAMANEQRFLSAEKARPGVKELADGILLTELAPGTGAKAGPDGKVQVLYIGRLPDGTVFDQNTQPQWFNLDSVIAGWRTALQNMPVGAKWRLVIPSDQAYGADGAGDLIAPFTPLVFEVELRGATH; encoded by the coding sequence ATGTCGCGCTACTTTTTTTTAACCCTCTGCCTGGTTTTTTCGGCGGCCCACGCCACTGAAAAAACCACGGCCAACGATGCTCACGACCTGGCTTACAGCCTCGGGGCCAGCCTCGGTGAGCGCCTGCGCCAAGAGGTCCCGCAGCTGCAGATCCAGGCGCTGATCGAAGGCCTGCAACAGGCTTATCAGGGTAAGCCACTGGCATTGAGTGAAGCGCGCATCGAACAGATTCTGGCCGAACATGAATCGCAAAATGCCGAACAGTCATCGCGCTCTTCAAGCGATGCGGCGATGGCAAACGAGCAACGTTTTCTCAGCGCGGAAAAAGCCAGACCCGGCGTGAAGGAACTGGCCGATGGCATCCTGCTGACTGAGCTCGCTCCGGGCACCGGCGCCAAGGCCGGCCCCGACGGAAAAGTGCAGGTGCTGTATATCGGCAGGCTGCCGGACGGCACTGTCTTCGATCAGAACACTCAGCCACAGTGGTTCAATCTAGACAGTGTGATCGCCGGCTGGCGCACCGCATTGCAGAACATGCCGGTGGGCGCCAAATGGCGACTGGTGATTCCTTCGGATCAGGCGTATGGCGCCGACGGTGCCGGCGACTTGATCGCGCCGTTCACGCCTTTGGTGTTCGAAGTGGAATTGCGCGGCGCGACCCATTGA
- the rsd gene encoding sigma D regulator: protein MLESCQNAQERWGGVHLLIDRWLQEREELIRVYDLLGDKPEALSESRKPLLEFCGVLVDYVSAGHFEIYEQLTGEAKAFNDKRGLELADTIYPRIDVITEKLLAFNDLCEEGKCVAEKFKELGGLLHERFELEDCLIEVLHNAHKEEAAVQA, encoded by the coding sequence ATGCTCGAAAGTTGTCAGAATGCTCAGGAACGTTGGGGTGGAGTTCATCTGCTGATCGACCGCTGGTTACAGGAGCGTGAAGAACTGATCAGGGTCTATGACCTGCTCGGTGACAAGCCTGAGGCACTGTCGGAGAGCCGCAAGCCTTTGCTGGAATTCTGCGGTGTGCTGGTCGATTACGTCTCGGCCGGCCACTTCGAAATCTACGAACAGCTCACCGGCGAAGCCAAGGCGTTCAATGACAAGCGCGGCCTGGAACTCGCCGATACGATTTATCCACGTATCGATGTGATTACCGAGAAGCTGCTCGCCTTCAACGATCTGTGCGAAGAAGGCAAATGCGTTGCCGAGAAGTTCAAGGAGCTGGGCGGACTGCTGCACGAGCGCTTCGAGCTCGAAGACTGCCTGATTGAGGTGCTGCATAACGCGCACAAGGAAGAAGCGGCGGTTCAGGCCTGA